The nucleotide window AGTTCGACGATTTCCTCAAGAGCGGCGATCTGAACGCAGGGTTCATTATCTACAAGCGTTACCTGGACCGCGTGAAGGCGCGTCTGGACTACGCCATTGCCGAACTGAACAAAGGCGTCGACAAGATCGATTTCAACACCAAGGAAACCCTGCTGGTCGACCGCAAGGACGCCCCTTGGCTCACAAGCACAGCCGAACTCGATGACCTGTGGCGCAAACGCGTCAAGGACGAAGTGCTGCGCATGAAGATCGCCGGCAAGGACCCCAAGCAGATCCAGGAAACCCTGACCAAGCGCTACAAGAACCAATTGGCTCGCCTGGACCAGACTCGCGCCGAAGACATCTTCCAGGCGTACATCAACACCTTCGCCATGTCCTACGACCCGCACACCAATTATCTGTCGCCGGATAACGCGGAAAACTTCGACATCAACATGAGCCTGTCCCTGGAAGGCATCGGCGCGGTCCTGCAAAGCGACAACGACCAGGTGAAGATCGTGCGCCTGGTACCGGCGGGCCCGGCCGACAAGACCAAGCAGGTCGGCCCGGCGGACAAGATCATCGGTGTCGCCCAAGGCAATAAGGAAATGGTCGACGTGGTCGGCTGGCGTCTGGATGAGGTGGTCAAGCTGATCCGTGGCCCGAAAGGCTCGGTGGTGCGCCTGGAAGTCATTCCGGCCAGCAATGCACCAAATGACCAGACCAGCAAAATCGTATCCATCACCCGTGAAGCGGTGAAACTGGAAGAACAGGCCGCGAAGAAGTCGATTCTCAACCTGAAACAGGATGGCAAGGATTACAAACTTGGCGTCATCGAGATCCCGGCCTTCTACCTGGACTTCAAGGCGTTCCGCGCCGGGGATCCGAACTACAAGAGCACCACCCGCGACGTCAAGAAGCTGCTGACCGAACTGCAGAAGGAAAAGGTCGACGGCGTCGTCATCGACTTGCGCAACAACGGCGGCGGGTCCTTGCAGGAAGCCACCGAACTGACCAGCCTGTTCATCGACAAGGGCCCTACCGTGCTGGTGCGCAACGCCGATGGCCGGGTGGATGTGCTCGAAGACGAGAACCCGGGCGCGTTCTACAAGGGGCCGATGGCCTTGCTGGTCAATCGCCTGTCGGCGTCGGCCTCGGAAATTTTTGCCGGTGCCATGCAGGACTACCACCGGGCGCTGATCATCGGCGGCCAGACCTTCGGCAAGGGCACCGTGCAGACCATCCAGCCGCTGAACCATGGCGAACTGAAACTGACCCTGGCCAAGTTCTACCGCGTGTCCGGCCAGAGCACCCAGCATCAGGGCGTGCTGCCTGATATCGATTACCCGTCGATCATCGACACCAAGGAAATCGGTGAAAGCGCCCTGCCCGAA belongs to Pseudomonas sp. B21-028 and includes:
- a CDS encoding carboxy terminal-processing peptidase, with translation MKHLFPSTALALVIGLGLLPLSSDTFAANSWDKLQPDRDEVIASLNVVELLKRHHYSKPPLDDARSVIIYDSYLKLLDPSRSYFMAGDIAEFNKWKTQFDDFLKSGDLNAGFIIYKRYLDRVKARLDYAIAELNKGVDKIDFNTKETLLVDRKDAPWLTSTAELDDLWRKRVKDEVLRMKIAGKDPKQIQETLTKRYKNQLARLDQTRAEDIFQAYINTFAMSYDPHTNYLSPDNAENFDINMSLSLEGIGAVLQSDNDQVKIVRLVPAGPADKTKQVGPADKIIGVAQGNKEMVDVVGWRLDEVVKLIRGPKGSVVRLEVIPASNAPNDQTSKIVSITREAVKLEEQAAKKSILNLKQDGKDYKLGVIEIPAFYLDFKAFRAGDPNYKSTTRDVKKLLTELQKEKVDGVVIDLRNNGGGSLQEATELTSLFIDKGPTVLVRNADGRVDVLEDENPGAFYKGPMALLVNRLSASASEIFAGAMQDYHRALIIGGQTFGKGTVQTIQPLNHGELKLTLAKFYRVSGQSTQHQGVLPDIDYPSIIDTKEIGESALPEAMPWDTIRPAIKPAVDPFKPFLAQLKSDHDARSSRDAEFVFIRDKLALAQKLMLEKTVTLNEAERRAQHTDIEAKQLAMENLRRKAKGEEPLKELKKEDEDLITEPEKTKPEDDAYLSETGRILLDYLKLNTTVAKQG